A region from the Anoplolepis gracilipes chromosome 2, ASM4749672v1, whole genome shotgun sequence genome encodes:
- the Nplp1 gene encoding neuropeptide-like 1 isoform X2 translates to MGFTKNYLVSLFLYISIVNEIRQPAVTCQDEEGSQCIPKKTFMALLRLPEVSSNLAAYSRTARIIQETKNHNDMAHLKALSSEENDDTEICIPGGIYLELFRNPALRGYLSVMERTHKLPEFPGRLLNEEVDSRDLIPEKRSLATLAKNGDLPITIQDRENDDDDEEKRSAPSSDNVDGMMRELLDEEIRRQTPEIYDYLSELDPEMVEYPPDKRNVGSLARDFALPTGRRHIASVARDHGLPSGKRNIGSLARQSALPMGGKRNVASLARYYMLPQNGKRNVAALARESSLPYGKRYLGSLARSGGYPVREYDEGKRSIASLARNADWPGIVKRGRMAPGRIIARVLTRYGRSLNDNREEHSEPLDLQQLIRQHNEDKENEWQPTTFSVSEDLDEGKAKNRSNRRMDAASQTRHKRQIDFSDEYPLPVMQNNMLDYEDMMEALAEHYPNTEKRFMGRIPQMGPRPTTPPTRRLGR, encoded by the exons gtGACATGTCAAGACGAAGAAGGCAGCCAATGTATACCAAAGAAGACCTTTATGGCGTTGTTGCGCTTACCAGAAGTCAGCTCGAATCTAGCAGCCTACTCGAGAACGGCAAGGATCATTCAGGAAACGAAAAATCATAACGACATGGCTCATTTGAAAGCTCTCAGTTCAGAAGAAAACGACGATACTGAGATCTGTATACCTGGTGGTATTTACTTGGAGCTCTTCAGAAACCCGGCATTGCGAGGTTATCTCAGTGTCATGGAGCGTACTCACAAGTTGCCCGAATTTCCCGGACGTCTTCTAAACGAAGAAGTCGATTCGAGGGACTTAATTCCAGAAAAACGCAGTCTCGCTACTTTGGCCAAGAACGGTGACCTACCGATTACTATACAGGACCGTGAAaatgatgacgatgacgaagaaaagagaagcGCACCTTCTag CGATAACGTGGACGGGATGATGCGTGAGTTGCTGGACGAAGAGATCCGTCGACAGACACCCGAGATCTATGACTACCTGTCCGAGTTGGACCCGGAAATGGTCGAGTACCCGCCAGACAAACGTAACGTCGGTTCCCTGGCGCGGGATTTCGCGTTGCCTACAGGCAGACGTCACATCGCTTCGGTGGCTCGCGACCACGGTCTACCGAGTGGCAAGAGGAACATCGGTTCCTTGGCCAGACAGAGCGCGCTACCGATGGGTGGAAAGAGGAACGTCGCCTCACTGGCGAGATATTACATGTTGCCACAGAATGGCAAAAGAAACGTGGCTGCACTGGCCAGGGAGTCCTCTCTGCCTTACGGCAAGCGATATCTGGGCTCGCTGGCGCGAAGTGGTGGCTATCCGGTCCGCGAATACGACGAGGGCAAACGCAGCATCGCCTCGTTGGCGAGGAACGCCGACTGGCCAGGTATCGTGAAACGAGGCCGCATGGCACCGGGAAGAATAATCGCTCGAGTGCTCACTCGTTACGGGAGATCATTGAACGACAATCGCGAGGAGCACAGCGAGCCCCTGGACCTTCAGCAACTTATCAGGCAACATAACGAAGATAAAGAGAACGAATGGCAGCCTACTACCTTCAGTGTCTCGGAGGATCTGGATGAAGGCAAGGCGAAAAATAGGTCGAACAGAAGGATGGACGCTGCGTCGCAAACGAGGCATAAGAGACAGATCGACTTTTCCGATGAATATCCGCTGCCCGTCATGCAGAACAACATGCTCGATTATGAGGATATGATGGAAGCGTTGGCCGAGCACTACCCGAACACAGAAAAGAGGTTCATGG